A stretch of the Marinobacter sp. JH2 genome encodes the following:
- the parE gene encoding DNA topoisomerase IV subunit B produces the protein MSQQQYNADAIEVLSGLDPVRKRPGMYTDTSRPNHLAQEVIDNSVDEALAGHARKIEVILHSDNSLSVEDDGRGMPVDIHKEEGVPGVELILSRLHAGGKFSEGNYNFSGGLHGVGVSVVNALSTLLEVTIRRDSQVHRMTFENGEKASELEVIDTVGKRNTGTRLRFSPDPKYFDSPNFSVSRLRHNLRAKAVLCPGLTVIFVQEKTGEKDEWLYEDGLRDYLRTALADIEAVPLDPFTGSLSGNQEAVDWAIQWLPEGGDAVQESYVNLIPTAQGGTHVNGLRTGMLEAMREFCEFRNLLPRGVKLSPEDIWERVAYVLSFKMQEPQFSGQTKERLSSREAAAFVSGVVKDAFSLWLNQHTDVAEVLAELFISNAQRRLRASKKVARKKVTSGPALPGKLADCSGTDTNRSELFLVEGDSAGGSAKQARDREFQAVMPLRGKILNTWEVDSGEILASQEVHDIAVAIGVDPGSDDLAGLRYNKVCILADADSDGLHIATLLCALFVKHFRPLVSAGHVFVAMPPLYRVDLGKETFYALDEHEKQGIIDRLAAENRRGKLQVTRFKGLGEMNPLQLRETTMAPDTRRLVMLTLEEGDDTDEAMDMLLGKKRASDRKAWLEAYGNMADVAG, from the coding sequence ATGAGCCAGCAACAATACAACGCCGATGCCATTGAAGTTCTTAGCGGTCTTGACCCGGTACGTAAGCGCCCGGGTATGTATACCGATACATCAAGGCCAAATCATCTGGCGCAAGAGGTGATCGACAACAGTGTCGATGAAGCCTTGGCTGGCCATGCTCGCAAAATTGAGGTGATCCTGCACAGCGATAATTCGTTGAGCGTGGAAGACGATGGCCGGGGTATGCCGGTTGACATCCATAAAGAAGAAGGTGTGCCTGGCGTTGAGCTGATCCTTTCACGCTTACACGCAGGTGGTAAGTTCTCGGAAGGGAACTATAACTTCTCCGGCGGGTTGCACGGTGTGGGTGTTTCCGTGGTTAATGCCTTGTCGACTTTGCTGGAAGTCACCATTCGCCGGGACAGCCAAGTCCACAGAATGACCTTCGAAAACGGTGAGAAAGCCAGCGAACTTGAAGTCATCGACACGGTTGGCAAGCGCAACACGGGTACTCGGCTGCGGTTTTCACCGGATCCAAAATATTTCGATAGTCCCAACTTCTCGGTCAGCCGCTTGCGCCATAATCTGCGCGCAAAAGCGGTGTTGTGCCCGGGCCTGACTGTAATATTCGTACAGGAAAAAACCGGCGAGAAAGACGAATGGTTGTATGAAGACGGTCTGCGAGACTATCTGCGCACCGCATTGGCTGATATCGAAGCAGTGCCTCTGGACCCGTTTACCGGCAGCTTGTCCGGAAATCAGGAAGCAGTGGACTGGGCCATACAGTGGCTTCCCGAAGGCGGTGATGCTGTTCAGGAAAGCTACGTTAACCTGATCCCGACCGCCCAAGGCGGAACGCACGTGAACGGCCTGCGCACCGGTATGTTGGAGGCTATGCGGGAGTTTTGTGAATTCCGCAACCTCCTGCCCCGTGGTGTTAAGTTGTCGCCGGAAGATATCTGGGAGCGGGTTGCCTACGTATTGTCGTTCAAAATGCAGGAGCCCCAGTTTTCCGGTCAGACCAAAGAGCGTCTGTCTTCGCGCGAAGCAGCGGCTTTTGTCTCGGGTGTCGTTAAAGATGCATTCAGCCTGTGGTTGAACCAGCATACCGATGTGGCCGAAGTGCTGGCGGAGCTCTTTATTAGCAACGCTCAGCGTCGTCTTCGGGCCAGTAAAAAAGTGGCTCGTAAAAAGGTGACCTCTGGTCCCGCGCTGCCGGGAAAGCTGGCGGATTGTTCGGGCACCGATACCAATCGTTCTGAACTGTTTCTGGTGGAGGGTGACTCGGCTGGCGGCTCCGCCAAGCAAGCCCGTGATCGAGAATTTCAGGCGGTGATGCCGCTGCGAGGCAAGATATTGAACACTTGGGAAGTAGATTCCGGTGAAATTCTGGCTTCTCAGGAAGTACATGATATTGCGGTTGCTATCGGCGTGGACCCCGGCTCTGATGATTTAGCCGGCTTGCGGTACAACAAGGTATGCATACTCGCCGACGCAGACTCCGATGGGCTGCATATTGCTACTTTGTTATGTGCGTTATTTGTGAAGCACTTCAGGCCGCTGGTCAGTGCCGGGCATGTGTTCGTTGCTATGCCTCCGCTGTACCGGGTAGATTTGGGAAAGGAAACGTTTTACGCGCTGGACGAGCACGAAAAGCAGGGCATTATTGATCGGCTGGCTGCAGAAAATCGGCGGGGCAAGCTTCAGGTTACCCGTTTTAAAGGGTTGGGTGAAATGAACCCGCTGCAGCTGCGCGAAACCACCATGGCCCCGGATACGCGGCGTCTGGTGATGTTGACGTTGGAAGAAGGCGACGATACCGACGAAGCGATGGATATGTTGTTGGGTAAGAAACGCGCCTCGGATCGCAAGGCTTGGCTGGAAGCCTACGGTAACATGGCGGACGTTGCGGGCTGA
- a CDS encoding SLC13 family permease, with protein sequence MEWDGWFSLFLAGAALALMVSGRFAPHLVMLAVLVLLSATGIVSHEQALIGFSNPGLITVVALFVVASGVHHSGGVDLLVRYILGKPKTVRAAQARIALPVTLLSGFLNNTPVVATMIPAVHGWSRKIGVAPSKLMIPLSYAAIFGGTLTMIGTSTNLVVNGQYQQLTGNDGFSIFAITQVGLPVAAIGVFAMLVFLPRFLPEKKDYQKFGSVKEFTLEVAVAVNGPLVGKSVGEAGLRELERLYLVEIERDGSVVTAVPSEERLRGGDRLVFAGDTQAISDLLRINGIVPSVHDDEPALSKDRAERRLVEAVLSPQCDVLGQTIRDARVRDRYGAVVLAVARGGERVPGNLGNIRLRPGDVLLLEARPAFVSRQRYNKDFLLINDLETEAPRHDRAWLSWGILLVLVGLAACGVMTMLNAALVGAFLMIVAGCCTVGQAQKAVDVPVVLTIASSFALGGALEQTGAARYLADSVFGLSQGNALVALILVYLVVSVLTEVITNNAAAVLIVPVVLSLTQAMGVAEEPFIIAVMMAASASFATPLGYQTNMMVFGPGGYRFTDFLKVGLPMNIFVGIVAVSVIALIYNI encoded by the coding sequence ATGGAGTGGGACGGCTGGTTTTCTCTATTTTTGGCAGGTGCTGCACTGGCGTTGATGGTGTCGGGCCGGTTTGCACCACACCTCGTGATGCTGGCGGTGCTGGTGTTGCTCAGCGCTACGGGCATTGTTAGCCATGAACAAGCGCTGATCGGGTTTAGTAACCCCGGCCTCATCACCGTTGTTGCCTTGTTTGTTGTTGCCTCGGGAGTCCATCACTCCGGAGGCGTCGATCTTTTAGTGCGCTATATCCTCGGCAAACCCAAAACGGTGCGGGCGGCTCAGGCTCGTATCGCCTTGCCGGTTACTCTGCTCAGTGGCTTTCTGAATAACACGCCTGTGGTCGCGACCATGATCCCAGCGGTCCATGGCTGGTCGCGCAAGATTGGTGTAGCCCCTTCCAAGCTAATGATTCCCCTAAGTTATGCCGCAATTTTCGGTGGCACGCTGACCATGATTGGTACCAGTACCAACCTTGTAGTGAATGGTCAGTACCAACAGTTAACCGGCAATGATGGTTTTTCCATTTTCGCAATTACCCAAGTCGGGTTGCCGGTGGCGGCTATTGGTGTTTTTGCGATGCTGGTGTTCCTGCCGCGATTCCTGCCTGAGAAGAAAGACTATCAAAAATTCGGTTCGGTCAAAGAATTCACCCTTGAGGTAGCGGTTGCGGTCAACGGGCCTTTGGTTGGTAAATCGGTGGGAGAGGCTGGTCTAAGGGAGCTTGAGAGGCTCTATCTGGTCGAAATTGAACGTGACGGAAGCGTCGTCACGGCCGTGCCTTCAGAAGAACGGTTGCGGGGTGGCGACCGGTTGGTGTTTGCCGGTGACACCCAAGCGATATCCGATTTGCTCCGAATCAATGGCATTGTGCCATCAGTTCATGATGATGAGCCGGCGCTCAGTAAAGATCGAGCTGAACGACGATTGGTTGAAGCGGTGCTCTCTCCGCAGTGTGATGTGCTCGGACAGACTATTCGCGATGCCCGTGTGCGAGACCGATACGGTGCCGTGGTGTTAGCGGTGGCCCGGGGTGGTGAAAGGGTGCCTGGTAATCTTGGAAATATCCGGCTGCGCCCTGGCGATGTGTTGTTGCTTGAAGCTCGCCCCGCATTTGTAAGTCGTCAGCGCTACAACAAAGATTTTCTGTTGATTAACGATTTGGAAACCGAAGCCCCGCGTCACGACCGGGCCTGGTTGTCCTGGGGGATTCTACTGGTGCTGGTTGGCCTCGCAGCCTGCGGGGTTATGACTATGCTGAATGCCGCTCTGGTGGGGGCGTTTTTGATGATCGTCGCGGGCTGTTGCACGGTTGGGCAGGCGCAGAAGGCGGTCGACGTACCTGTAGTGTTAACCATTGCATCCTCCTTTGCGCTGGGCGGAGCACTAGAGCAGACCGGCGCAGCACGGTATTTGGCCGATTCGGTGTTTGGGCTGAGCCAGGGTAATGCGTTGGTGGCTCTTATTCTGGTGTATTTGGTGGTGTCTGTCCTTACAGAAGTGATCACCAATAATGCTGCTGCGGTGCTGATTGTGCCAGTCGTGCTGTCGCTGACGCAGGCCATGGGGGTGGCAGAAGAGCCTTTTATCATCGCCGTGATGATGGCGGCTTCGGCGAGCTTTGCGACGCCGTTAGGCTATCAGACGAATATGATGGTGTTCGGGCCTGGAGGCTATCGTTTTACCGACTTTCTGAAGGTAGGGTTACCCATGAATATTTTCGTGGGGATTGTCGCGGTGAGCGTCATCGCACTGATTTATAACATCTGA
- a CDS encoding EAL domain-containing protein — protein sequence MSYSLNEMLADPEADILSPMLSQQDDTWTATFRGLTLHTALQPIYSIAHKRTVGYEALIRAFDNDNAAVLPPQLFDLPSSDAENLLLDRLCRYLHVRNYSSIKDQLNWLFLNVSPRVVTHGNQSDSFFGQILEKTGLPAHRIVMEIVEQPTDDADKLKETVAYYRKLGCLTAIDDFGAGHSNFERIWNLSPDIVKLDRSLLMRAVDDHRARQILNGIVSLLRQSGCLVLLEGVETRDQVMIAIDAGVDFVQGFYFQRPSTDLEAMAHAPTDLDDLLTEYKQRKQVKQDPTRQLVNYFTTPFQLATDRLQKGFNLSQACSELITHSVVSRCYLIDADGVQITDTLLPNGNPRDQDPRFKPLEDTASADWCRQQYLSQAIEQPGNLQVTAPYLCVTGANMCVTLSLAYESQGSLKVLCCDILTNSDQML from the coding sequence ATGTCCTACAGCCTCAACGAAATGCTAGCGGATCCTGAAGCAGATATACTGTCGCCTATGCTTAGCCAGCAAGACGACACGTGGACCGCTACATTTCGTGGACTGACTCTCCATACGGCTCTTCAGCCCATCTACAGCATCGCTCACAAGCGCACGGTTGGCTATGAGGCTCTGATTCGCGCCTTCGATAACGACAATGCCGCGGTTCTACCGCCACAGTTATTTGACCTGCCCTCTTCCGACGCAGAAAACCTGCTGCTTGATCGACTCTGCCGCTATCTGCACGTCCGTAACTACAGCAGTATCAAAGACCAGCTAAACTGGCTGTTTCTGAACGTATCGCCGCGAGTCGTTACCCATGGCAACCAGTCTGATTCGTTTTTCGGGCAGATTCTTGAGAAGACAGGGCTACCCGCGCATCGAATCGTTATGGAGATCGTTGAACAGCCTACCGACGACGCCGATAAGCTCAAAGAAACCGTCGCCTATTACCGAAAACTCGGTTGCCTCACGGCGATCGACGATTTTGGCGCAGGGCACTCCAATTTCGAACGCATTTGGAACCTGTCTCCGGATATTGTGAAGCTCGACCGGTCGTTATTGATGCGGGCGGTTGACGACCACCGAGCCCGACAAATCCTAAACGGTATTGTATCGCTGCTACGCCAATCGGGCTGTTTGGTGCTGTTGGAAGGTGTGGAGACCCGCGATCAAGTCATGATTGCTATTGATGCCGGGGTCGATTTCGTTCAAGGCTTTTACTTTCAGCGCCCCAGCACTGACTTGGAAGCCATGGCGCACGCACCGACAGACCTGGACGACTTACTGACTGAATACAAACAAAGAAAACAGGTCAAACAAGATCCGACACGCCAGCTCGTCAACTATTTCACGACACCATTCCAGCTCGCAACTGACCGGCTCCAGAAAGGCTTTAACTTAAGTCAGGCATGCAGTGAGCTGATCACTCATTCCGTGGTCTCTCGATGCTATCTCATTGATGCGGATGGGGTTCAAATAACCGACACGCTTCTGCCGAATGGCAACCCGCGCGATCAAGACCCACGCTTTAAACCGCTCGAAGATACGGCCAGTGCAGACTGGTGCAGACAGCAATACCTGAGCCAAGCTATTGAACAACCCGGAAACCTGCAAGTAACCGCGCCTTATCTATGCGTCACTGGTGCCAATATGTGCGTTACCCTGTCGCTTGCCTATGAATCTCAAGGCAGCCTGAAAGTACTCTGCTGTGACATTCTGACCAACTCGGATCAGATGTTATAA
- a CDS encoding cytochrome b has translation MAVRNSDDRYGWLSILMHWLVAAAVIGLFGLGFWMVDLSYYDEWYRRGPDIHRSVGILLFSAMLFRVLWRIATPFPKPLPEHKRWEVVSAHIAHALLYALIFVAMTSGYLISTADGSAIDVFGWFQVPSVTGRIKGMEDTAGLVHYWSTWALVALASIHALGALKHHFIDKDATLRRMLGKS, from the coding sequence ATGGCAGTTCGAAACTCTGATGACCGGTACGGTTGGCTTTCCATTTTGATGCATTGGTTGGTTGCGGCCGCGGTGATCGGGCTGTTTGGGCTGGGTTTCTGGATGGTTGATTTATCTTATTACGACGAGTGGTACCGTCGGGGCCCTGATATTCATCGTTCGGTGGGAATATTGTTATTTAGTGCCATGCTGTTCCGTGTGTTGTGGCGTATCGCGACACCGTTTCCCAAACCTTTGCCTGAGCACAAGCGTTGGGAGGTGGTATCGGCTCACATTGCCCACGCCTTGCTCTATGCATTAATTTTTGTGGCGATGACCAGCGGTTACTTGATCTCCACCGCCGACGGCTCTGCCATTGATGTGTTTGGATGGTTCCAGGTCCCCTCAGTGACGGGTCGCATTAAAGGAATGGAGGATACCGCGGGACTTGTGCACTACTGGAGCACCTGGGCCCTGGTTGCCTTGGCGTCTATTCATGCTCTGGGAGCGTTAAAGCACCACTTCATCGACAAGGACGCGACCTTGCGCCGAATGCTCGGAAAATCGTGA
- a CDS encoding YceI family protein, whose translation MKKLILASAVSMAVMASAHADEHSGTYDFDNQQTHQFITFKISHLGYSWLYGRFNDFDGQFVYDAENPENSSVSVTIDTASIDSNHAERDKHLRSDDFLAVSEFGEATFKSTRVVMEDDGEADIIGDLTLRGVTREVTLEAEMLGYGSDPWGGYRMGFEAETEIKLKDFGIPMDLGKASETVEIEISVEGIRQ comes from the coding sequence ATGAAAAAACTGATACTTGCTTCAGCCGTTTCCATGGCCGTAATGGCGTCAGCTCATGCTGATGAGCACAGCGGTACCTACGACTTTGATAATCAACAAACGCATCAGTTTATTACCTTCAAGATCTCTCATTTGGGTTACAGCTGGTTGTATGGCCGTTTTAACGACTTTGATGGTCAGTTTGTATACGACGCTGAAAACCCGGAGAACAGTTCCGTGTCAGTGACCATCGACACTGCGAGTATTGACAGTAACCATGCAGAGCGGGACAAACACTTGCGCAGTGATGACTTCCTGGCTGTCAGCGAGTTCGGCGAAGCAACGTTCAAGAGCACGCGTGTTGTGATGGAAGACGATGGTGAAGCCGATATCATCGGTGACCTGACGCTCCGTGGTGTTACCCGTGAAGTGACTCTCGAGGCTGAAATGCTGGGCTACGGTTCGGATCCTTGGGGTGGCTACCGCATGGGTTTTGAAGCCGAAACAGAGATCAAGCTGAAGGATTTTGGTATCCCGATGGATCTCGGTAAAGCGTCAGAAACCGTTGAAATCGAAATTTCCGTAGAAGGTATTCGTCAGTAG
- the parC gene encoding DNA topoisomerase IV subunit A encodes MPEFQTTDEGFERVALRDYTEKAYLDYSMYVILDRALPNVGDGLKPVQRRIVYAMSELGLKSTSKYKKSARTVGDVLGKFHPHGDSACYEAMVLMAQPFSYRYPLVDGQGNWGSPDDPKSFAAMRYTESRLARFSDVLLSELGQGTVDWVPNFDGTMDEPSVLPARLPHVLLNGTTGIAVGMATDIPPHNVREITAACIRLLDDPEATVDQLCEHVKGPDFPTRAEIITPRNDLRKMYETGRGSLRMRARWIKENGEIVVTDLPHQVSGNRVLEQIAHQMQTKKLPMVADLRDESDHENPTRLVVVPRSNRVDLDGLMAHLFASTDLEKTYRVNINVIGNDGRPGVKGLRQMLTEWLAFRKTTVTRRLQHRLDKVLARLHLLEGLLIAYLNIDEVIEIIRTEDKPKAELMARFGLSPEQAEAILELKLRHLAKLEEMKIRGEQDELALERDELQAILGSEERMRELIKTELQQDAETYGDDRRSPIVEREEAKAFSETDLVSNDPVTVVLSDKGWVRAAKGHDIDPSGLSYKSGDRFSLAAKGRNNQQAIFLDSTGRAYALMAHTLPSARGQGDPLTGRINPPSGATFSGLLMGNPERRTLLVTDAGYGFVTSLGDMTSKNRAGKAVVTVPKGAKIMTPVTVPETASTLYLAAISNEGRMLVFPLNELPELAKGKGNKIISIPSARVQNREEFVVAVAVFGEEDQLEIQAGKRKLGLKFSDLEHYLGERGRRGHKLPRGLQRVDGIDVIPSAARAEEEENVDSE; translated from the coding sequence ATGCCAGAGTTTCAGACGACCGATGAAGGTTTCGAGCGGGTAGCGCTACGCGATTATACCGAGAAGGCCTACCTCGACTATTCCATGTACGTAATCCTCGACAGGGCCTTGCCCAATGTGGGCGATGGGCTCAAGCCGGTGCAACGGCGAATTGTGTACGCGATGTCCGAGTTGGGCCTGAAATCCACCTCTAAGTACAAAAAGTCGGCTCGAACCGTGGGTGACGTTCTGGGTAAGTTTCACCCACACGGTGACAGCGCCTGCTATGAAGCCATGGTGTTGATGGCGCAGCCGTTTTCATACCGTTATCCGCTGGTAGACGGGCAAGGTAACTGGGGGTCGCCGGATGACCCTAAATCGTTTGCTGCCATGCGCTACACCGAATCCAGGCTTGCTCGTTTTTCCGACGTGCTATTGAGTGAACTGGGTCAGGGCACTGTAGATTGGGTGCCGAATTTTGACGGCACCATGGACGAGCCTTCTGTTTTGCCGGCTCGTTTGCCGCACGTGTTGCTAAACGGTACGACTGGTATTGCGGTGGGTATGGCCACCGACATTCCTCCCCACAACGTGCGGGAAATCACAGCCGCTTGTATTCGTTTGTTGGATGATCCGGAAGCCACCGTTGATCAGTTGTGCGAGCATGTAAAGGGGCCGGACTTCCCAACCCGAGCCGAAATCATTACCCCTCGCAACGACCTTCGTAAGATGTATGAAACGGGGCGAGGCTCTCTGAGGATGAGAGCGCGCTGGATCAAAGAAAACGGCGAAATCGTGGTTACCGATTTACCGCATCAGGTCTCGGGCAATCGGGTACTCGAACAAATCGCTCATCAGATGCAGACCAAGAAACTGCCGATGGTGGCGGATTTGCGGGACGAATCGGACCACGAGAATCCAACTCGGCTGGTGGTTGTGCCGCGCTCGAATCGCGTAGATTTAGACGGTCTGATGGCGCATTTGTTTGCCAGTACCGACCTTGAGAAAACCTACCGGGTGAACATCAACGTGATTGGCAACGATGGCCGCCCCGGAGTTAAGGGTTTGCGCCAGATGTTGACCGAATGGCTCGCATTTCGGAAAACCACGGTAACGCGCCGTTTGCAGCACCGTCTGGACAAAGTGTTGGCCCGCCTGCACTTGCTGGAAGGTTTGTTGATTGCTTATCTCAATATTGACGAGGTGATCGAGATTATCCGCACGGAAGATAAGCCGAAAGCGGAGCTGATGGCCCGGTTTGGCTTGTCACCGGAACAGGCGGAAGCGATTCTTGAGTTGAAATTGCGCCACCTCGCCAAGCTGGAAGAAATGAAAATCCGCGGCGAGCAGGATGAACTTGCTTTGGAGCGTGATGAACTTCAGGCCATTTTGGGCTCTGAAGAACGTATGCGGGAGTTGATCAAGACCGAGCTTCAGCAAGATGCAGAAACCTACGGCGACGACCGCCGCTCGCCTATCGTCGAGCGTGAAGAAGCAAAAGCCTTCAGTGAAACCGATCTGGTGTCGAACGATCCGGTGACGGTTGTATTGTCGGACAAAGGCTGGGTGCGAGCAGCGAAAGGGCACGATATTGATCCGTCTGGCCTGAGCTACAAATCGGGCGATCGTTTTTCTCTGGCTGCCAAAGGCCGGAACAACCAGCAAGCGATCTTCCTCGATTCTACCGGCCGGGCATACGCGTTGATGGCCCATACCCTGCCCTCAGCTCGAGGGCAGGGTGACCCCCTGACCGGTCGGATTAACCCGCCGTCGGGTGCCACTTTCTCGGGCTTGCTCATGGGGAACCCCGAGCGTAGAACGTTGTTAGTGACCGATGCCGGCTACGGCTTTGTGACGTCGCTGGGTGACATGACCAGTAAAAACAGAGCTGGTAAAGCCGTGGTGACGGTGCCAAAGGGCGCGAAGATTATGACGCCTGTGACGGTGCCGGAGACAGCTTCAACCTTGTATCTTGCCGCTATTTCCAACGAAGGCCGCATGTTGGTATTCCCGCTCAATGAGCTGCCAGAATTGGCGAAAGGCAAAGGCAATAAAATTATCAGCATTCCCTCCGCGCGGGTACAGAACCGGGAAGAGTTTGTGGTGGCAGTCGCGGTGTTTGGCGAAGAAGACCAACTGGAGATTCAAGCCGGGAAGCGCAAGCTCGGGTTGAAGTTCAGTGATCTTGAGCATTATCTCGGAGAACGTGGCCGCCGTGGCCATAAATTGCCCCGCGGGTTGCAGCGCGTGGACGGTATTGATGTCATTCCCTCTGCCGCCAGAGCAGAGGAAGAGGAGAACGTAGACAGTGAGTGA
- the serB gene encoding phosphoserine phosphatase SerB: protein MSELVLVNVSGRDKPGLTSEITGIMGRYDVRILDIGQAVIHDYLTWGILIEIPDESQSSPVIRDILFRLHALDLQVRFAPISVEEYQSWAEGRNRACYIVTLLSRDIKAEQIARVSEITARHGLNIDNITRLSARPSLKSSENRIACVEFSVRGTPLDLEQLRSDFLHIAGEMNVDIAFQADSIFRRNRRLVVFDMDSTLIEAEVIDELAQEAGVGERVAEITERAMQGDLDFSQSFAERLSLLKGLDESVLESIANRLRMTEGAEHLIRSLKALGYRTAILSGGFTYFARHLQSKLGIDYVYANELEIVDGKVTGEVKGQIVDGQRKAELLLEIAEKEHIAREQVIAVGDGANDLPMLSQAGLGVAFRAKPLVKESAKHSISTLGLDAILYLIGFRESETNQTL, encoded by the coding sequence GTGAGTGAGCTGGTGCTGGTAAACGTATCCGGGCGCGATAAGCCCGGACTAACCTCGGAAATAACGGGGATTATGGGGCGATACGATGTGCGCATTCTCGATATCGGTCAGGCCGTTATTCACGATTATCTAACCTGGGGTATCTTGATCGAGATTCCGGACGAGTCTCAATCTTCACCGGTTATACGCGATATTTTGTTTCGATTGCATGCGCTGGATTTGCAGGTCCGGTTTGCACCGATCTCGGTCGAGGAATACCAGTCTTGGGCTGAGGGGCGTAACCGAGCCTGTTACATCGTTACCTTGCTGTCGCGGGATATCAAAGCGGAACAGATTGCTCGCGTGTCTGAAATTACAGCCCGTCACGGCTTGAACATCGACAACATTACCCGGTTGTCGGCCCGGCCATCCCTGAAGTCATCCGAAAATCGAATCGCTTGCGTCGAGTTTTCCGTTCGCGGAACGCCGCTGGATCTGGAGCAGCTGCGCTCGGATTTCTTGCACATTGCGGGCGAGATGAACGTCGACATCGCCTTCCAGGCCGATTCGATTTTCCGGCGTAATCGTCGCTTGGTGGTGTTCGATATGGACTCGACACTGATTGAAGCGGAAGTGATTGATGAATTGGCTCAGGAAGCCGGTGTCGGGGAACGTGTTGCAGAGATTACCGAGCGAGCCATGCAGGGCGATCTGGATTTCAGTCAGAGTTTTGCTGAGCGCTTGTCGCTGCTAAAAGGTTTGGACGAGTCGGTGCTTGAGAGTATCGCTAACCGCCTTCGAATGACCGAGGGGGCAGAGCACCTGATTCGCAGTTTAAAGGCGCTGGGCTACCGCACGGCCATTCTGTCGGGCGGTTTCACTTACTTTGCCCGTCATCTGCAGAGTAAACTGGGCATTGATTACGTTTACGCCAATGAACTGGAAATCGTAGACGGCAAAGTGACCGGCGAGGTGAAGGGACAAATTGTCGATGGTCAGCGCAAAGCAGAGCTGTTGCTGGAAATTGCTGAAAAGGAACATATTGCTCGAGAGCAAGTGATTGCCGTGGGTGATGGCGCGAACGACCTTCCGATGTTGAGTCAGGCGGGGTTGGGTGTAGCGTTCCGGGCGAAGCCCTTGGTGAAAGAGTCAGCCAAACACTCGATTTCCACGCTTGGGTTGGATGCTATCCTGTATCTGATCGGGTTCCGTGAGAGCGAAACGAATCAAACATTGTAG